In one Nocardioides luteus genomic region, the following are encoded:
- a CDS encoding class I adenylate-forming enzyme family protein, producing the protein MRMLAEEFAGRVATEPDRVVVIDADGEHTTAEVWHAAEALAATIAGLVEGAPTILVQADNSWRTLVTVLATGHLGGFVAVFSSHATADEFDLALEDVRPDVVVASDGCVATWDVARKGFDGEASDLDGWAVRAVPGPTRGTERWNGGVAVAMTSGSTGRPKCVVQSEEALRFAGRATIDAVGLQGGDRVGAFVPLSSVAALCFGLYLPAMLGGTMVCLPKWNPADALDLIREEQVRWTMLVPTMALQFAMVDGAAGGLSSLAAMTVGGGPMDAGALGRAEELLGTRFLRVFGMSECLGHTTPLPSDPAEVRLGRDGRPFPGIEVRVVDDQGAPLPGGEVGRAQVKGPSLFTGYARDGAPVPPELTEDGFFFTGDLARINEDGTINIVGREKQIIIRGGRNIDINEVEAVVASVPDVVQVCVVPVPDPVLGERAAALVVTPNLSLDLGVVRAHLESRGTPKHQWPEFVFVVEDLPQNRVGKLARKDATRLAAELVRSMPH; encoded by the coding sequence ATGCGGATGTTGGCCGAGGAGTTCGCCGGTCGAGTGGCCACGGAACCGGACCGCGTGGTGGTGATCGACGCCGATGGCGAGCACACCACCGCCGAGGTGTGGCACGCGGCAGAGGCGCTCGCCGCGACCATCGCGGGCCTGGTGGAGGGTGCCCCCACGATCCTCGTCCAGGCCGACAACTCGTGGCGCACTTTGGTCACCGTGCTGGCCACCGGTCACCTCGGCGGCTTCGTCGCCGTGTTCAGCAGCCACGCGACCGCCGACGAGTTCGACCTCGCGCTGGAGGACGTACGCCCCGACGTGGTCGTCGCCTCCGACGGCTGCGTCGCGACCTGGGACGTCGCCCGCAAGGGCTTCGACGGGGAGGCCTCCGACCTCGACGGCTGGGCCGTACGCGCCGTTCCCGGGCCGACACGGGGGACCGAGCGGTGGAACGGTGGCGTCGCGGTCGCGATGACCTCGGGTTCGACCGGCCGGCCGAAGTGCGTCGTCCAGTCCGAGGAAGCCCTGCGTTTCGCCGGCCGGGCGACGATCGACGCCGTCGGGCTGCAGGGCGGCGACCGGGTCGGTGCCTTCGTACCGCTCTCGTCGGTCGCGGCCCTCTGCTTCGGTCTCTATCTGCCCGCCATGCTCGGCGGCACGATGGTATGCCTGCCGAAGTGGAATCCTGCGGACGCGCTCGACCTGATCCGCGAGGAGCAGGTGCGCTGGACGATGCTGGTGCCCACGATGGCGCTCCAGTTCGCCATGGTCGACGGTGCGGCCGGCGGCCTCTCCTCGCTGGCGGCGATGACCGTCGGCGGTGGTCCGATGGATGCCGGCGCGCTCGGTCGTGCCGAGGAGCTGCTCGGCACCAGGTTCCTGCGTGTGTTCGGGATGTCGGAGTGCCTCGGGCACACCACCCCGCTCCCGTCCGACCCCGCCGAGGTACGTCTCGGCCGCGACGGTCGCCCGTTCCCCGGCATCGAGGTGCGCGTCGTCGACGACCAGGGTGCGCCGCTTCCCGGTGGTGAGGTGGGCCGTGCCCAGGTCAAGGGACCCTCGCTCTTCACCGGGTACGCCCGCGACGGGGCTCCGGTGCCGCCGGAGCTCACCGAGGACGGGTTCTTCTTCACCGGGGACCTCGCCCGCATCAACGAGGACGGCACGATCAACATCGTCGGCCGCGAGAAGCAGATCATCATCCGTGGCGGCCGCAACATCGACATCAACGAGGTCGAGGCGGTCGTGGCCTCCGTACCCGACGTGGTCCAGGTCTGCGTCGTCCCGGTGCCGGACCCCGTGCTCGGGGAGCGTGCGGCCGCACTGGTCGTCACGCCGAACCTGTCCCTGGACCTCGGGGTCGTGCGCGCTCACCTGGAGTCACGGGGCACGCCGAAGCATCAGTGGCCGGAGTTCGTCTTCGTGGTCGAGGACCTGCCGCAGAACCGCGTGGGGAAGCTCGCGCGCAAGGATGCGACGCGATTGGCCGCCGAACTGGTACGGTCGATGCCCCACTGA
- a CDS encoding TetR/AcrR family transcriptional regulator, whose product MTESPRSKRGLILSAAVESFGDHGFELTKWASVADKVGIGQTALYHYFESKVHCLLTIMSTELERSASRFERVVSVEDAPVDQLRAAVRAAFDVTPQEVLQMRILQSHMDLLATPRLSEREEAERQHARELVRKVEENWTGLIERGIRSGDFADRDPEQTSRAVLALVVSVWRWYRTGGPTTLEETRDFISDAVLRLVGP is encoded by the coding sequence GTGACAGAGAGCCCCCGTTCGAAGCGCGGGCTGATCCTCAGCGCTGCAGTCGAGAGCTTCGGTGACCACGGGTTCGAGCTCACCAAGTGGGCCTCCGTCGCCGACAAGGTCGGCATCGGGCAGACAGCGCTCTACCACTACTTCGAGTCGAAGGTGCACTGCCTGCTGACGATCATGAGCACCGAGCTCGAGCGCAGCGCCAGCCGCTTCGAGAGGGTCGTCTCCGTCGAGGACGCGCCCGTCGACCAGCTGCGTGCCGCGGTCCGGGCGGCGTTCGACGTGACGCCCCAGGAGGTGCTGCAGATGCGCATCCTGCAGAGCCACATGGACCTGCTGGCGACCCCGCGACTGTCCGAGCGCGAGGAGGCCGAGCGGCAGCACGCCCGCGAGCTCGTCCGCAAGGTCGAGGAGAACTGGACCGGCCTGATCGAGCGTGGCATCAGGTCGGGCGACTTCGCCGACCGCGACCCCGAGCAGACCAGTCGCGCGGTGCTCGCTCTCGTGGTGAGTGTCTGGCGTTGGTACCGCACCGGCGGACCGACGACGCTCGAGGAGACCCGCGACTTCATCTCCGACGCCGTCCTCCGGCTCGTCGGCCCCTGA
- a CDS encoding EthD domain-containing protein → MYNLILMASRPEDWSHEQFIEWWRGEHAEVTYPLPGLRRWLHTDVQVALEERSEGWDGVSILSFDSKEALDRALASEEWAAAIKHVGRMRGHRIAVMGEERTMVG, encoded by the coding sequence ATGTACAACCTCATCTTGATGGCCTCTCGTCCCGAGGACTGGTCGCACGAGCAGTTCATCGAGTGGTGGCGTGGCGAGCACGCCGAGGTGACGTACCCGCTTCCCGGCCTGCGCCGGTGGCTGCACACCGACGTCCAGGTCGCTCTCGAGGAGCGGTCGGAGGGCTGGGACGGTGTCTCGATCCTGAGCTTCGACAGCAAGGAGGCCCTCGACCGGGCGCTCGCGAGCGAGGAGTGGGCCGCCGCGATCAAGCACGTGGGCCGCATGCGTGGCCACCGGATCGCCGTCATGGGCGAGGAGCGGACGATGGTCGGCTGA
- a CDS encoding MBL fold metallo-hydrolase, whose protein sequence is MPASEAWWGTPGCYQVVDGIHRIPLTMPNDGLRAVNVYAVETAEGLLLVDGGWAVPSAVDELESALRAIGRSPREISDVLVTHIHRDHYTFAVRLRERYGPRVHLGRLERPGLVAIQELGNNVPVSSLRELRRSGADDLGRVIEKETELEPYDVADWADPDGWLDAGPLEIAGWQVEAVHTPGHTKGHLVFHEEERGLLFSGDHVLPTITPSIGFELGEWDLPLKHYLESLALLLDRADARLIPAHGHPTDSVHDRVRVLLAHHEHRFGQVVAVLDAHRWAMTAAEVAEQLPWTRREVPYADLDAFNRMIAICETAAHLDVLADRADVAVGQEDGIDRFRR, encoded by the coding sequence ATGCCCGCCTCCGAGGCCTGGTGGGGCACACCCGGCTGCTACCAGGTCGTCGACGGCATCCACCGGATCCCGCTGACCATGCCCAACGACGGCCTGCGCGCCGTCAACGTCTACGCCGTCGAGACCGCCGAGGGGCTGCTCCTCGTCGACGGCGGCTGGGCGGTGCCGTCCGCGGTGGACGAGCTCGAGTCGGCGCTGAGGGCGATCGGTCGCTCGCCGCGGGAGATCAGCGACGTACTGGTCACCCACATCCATCGCGACCACTACACCTTCGCCGTACGGCTGCGGGAGAGGTACGGCCCTCGCGTCCACCTCGGCCGGCTCGAACGCCCCGGTCTGGTCGCGATCCAGGAGCTGGGCAACAACGTCCCGGTCAGCTCGCTGCGCGAGCTCCGCCGATCGGGTGCTGACGATCTCGGCCGGGTGATCGAGAAGGAGACCGAGCTCGAGCCGTACGACGTCGCCGACTGGGCAGACCCCGACGGCTGGCTCGACGCCGGCCCGCTCGAGATCGCCGGCTGGCAGGTGGAGGCCGTGCACACGCCGGGCCACACCAAGGGTCATCTGGTCTTCCACGAGGAGGAGCGCGGGCTGCTCTTCTCGGGTGACCACGTGCTCCCGACGATCACGCCGTCGATCGGCTTCGAGCTCGGTGAGTGGGACCTGCCGCTCAAGCACTACCTGGAGTCGCTCGCGCTGCTCCTGGACCGGGCCGACGCCCGGCTGATCCCCGCCCACGGGCATCCGACCGACAGCGTCCACGACCGGGTCCGCGTCCTGCTCGCGCACCACGAGCACCGGTTCGGTCAGGTGGTCGCCGTCCTCGACGCCCATAGGTGGGCGATGACGGCGGCCGAGGTCGCCGAGCAGCTTCCGTGGACCCGGCGCGAGGTGCCGTACGCCGATCTCGACGCCTTCAACCGGATGATCGCGATCTGCGAGACGGCCGCCCACCTCGACGTCCTGGCCGACCGCGCCGATGTCGCGGTTGGCCAGGAGGACGGGATCGACCGCTTCAGGCGGTGA
- a CDS encoding nuclear transport factor 2 family protein: MSIETSPTLVRYYAAVDASDFDAGMALVTPDVEFAILLPNRAVRGIGRTDLVAYLSGRGDVVRRHVPQRSSVAGNVEFVYGAVVEDEATVTGHFLAAARLGDDGLIAAYQVAFDPELGLLPD, from the coding sequence ATGTCCATCGAGACCTCTCCCACGCTGGTCCGCTACTACGCCGCCGTCGACGCGAGCGACTTCGATGCCGGCATGGCACTCGTGACACCCGACGTGGAGTTCGCGATCCTGCTGCCCAACCGCGCCGTCCGTGGGATCGGCCGTACGGACCTCGTCGCCTACCTGTCGGGCCGTGGCGATGTCGTACGCCGCCACGTACCGCAGCGCTCGTCGGTCGCCGGCAACGTGGAGTTCGTCTATGGCGCCGTCGTCGAGGACGAGGCGACCGTGACCGGCCACTTCCTCGCCGCCGCCCGGCTGGGCGACGACGGCCTGATCGCCGCGTACCAGGTCGCCTTCGACCCCGAGCTCGGCCTCCTGCCCGACTGA
- a CDS encoding SDR family NAD(P)-dependent oxidoreductase, translating to MSGQQAARFDGQVALVTGGGSGIGAAVARRLAAEGCVRVHVADIDAANATAVAESVGGRAHVVDVADPQAVDDLVAAVTGADGRLDVVVHTAGVDDPAAKARILAAQESGEPVDVLSDLDDDGWRRVMSINLDGTFHVLRAAVRAMRPRGGGAIVTVGSSAAYDTLVGYPHYAASKAGVHALSQSVAKEVIPYGIRVNTVAPGPVDTPMAGRTPGAVRKAMEASGAIGYASADDLADNICYLASPGAKNVVGAVLLSNGGRFTV from the coding sequence ATGAGCGGGCAGCAGGCCGCGCGATTCGACGGGCAGGTCGCCCTGGTGACCGGAGGTGGCTCCGGCATCGGTGCCGCGGTGGCGAGGCGGCTCGCCGCGGAAGGCTGTGTGCGGGTGCACGTCGCTGACATCGACGCAGCCAACGCCACCGCGGTCGCGGAGTCCGTGGGTGGCCGCGCTCATGTGGTCGATGTCGCCGACCCGCAGGCGGTCGACGACCTCGTCGCCGCCGTCACCGGGGCGGACGGCCGGCTGGATGTCGTCGTCCACACCGCCGGCGTGGACGACCCCGCCGCCAAGGCGCGGATCCTCGCGGCCCAGGAGTCGGGTGAGCCCGTCGACGTGCTGAGCGATCTCGACGACGACGGCTGGCGCCGGGTCATGTCGATCAACCTCGACGGCACCTTCCACGTGCTCCGCGCGGCCGTACGGGCGATGCGTCCGCGTGGCGGGGGAGCGATCGTGACCGTCGGCTCCTCGGCCGCGTACGACACGCTGGTCGGCTACCCGCACTACGCGGCCTCGAAGGCGGGCGTGCACGCCTTGTCGCAGTCGGTCGCCAAGGAGGTCATCCCGTACGGGATCCGGGTGAACACGGTCGCCCCCGGCCCGGTCGACACCCCGATGGCCGGCCGCACGCCGGGTGCTGTCCGCAAGGCGATGGAGGCGAGCGGTGCCATCGGGTACGCCTCGGCCGACGACCTCGCCGACAACATCTGCTACCTCGCCTCTCCGGGCGCCAAGAACGTCGTCGGGGCGGTGCTGCTCAGCAACGGCGGCCGCTTCACCGTCTGA
- a CDS encoding oxidoreductase → MGTDFPHLFSPFTIGSMSVKNRLVALPAGTSMAVDGVPTHGDTEHFERLAAGGVGVIIGGATVVHPTTTLRSRKLVEAYLDEFVPAAAAKADVIHRHGARFIGQLCHLGREFIGGESDSPPVAPSPIKTVRDAYPPHELTVAEIHDIVEGWRVSTQNLVEAGADGVEIHAAHGYLPAQFMSPLTNRREDAFGGSFENRMRFLHLVIEAMRSVIPEGFVLGVRLSGEEEIPGGMDIEDCVRIAEDLAGSGVDYFSITHGTRGKYVKDSTNPDAVAVPSAARVKAATGLPTLVGQRIRDAATADHIVKTGRADLVGMARALIADPELPAKSESGRVSEVRGCLGINQDCRAFDPHLHCAVNAEIGRGRHRNVGVRVDAPKEIYVVGGGPAGLEAARVAAGRGHRVTLFEQSPQLGGTARVAAASPHRATFIDIVDYQERELKRLGVDVNLAAGIDADDLQEILGMADHVVVATGSRPADPPEELAGRPFATVDDAITGELEHDGDRRALVYDEGDGFWPAYSAAEALVRAGWQVTFATALGALASRVPAESAGPLLTRLGAAGVDLQVASTVVVPEDPAAPLQLAPVFGGEPVDLGPVLTVWHRPRVPVLLPGVVAGEKVSVIGDCLTPRRVSHAIAEGYRLGAEL, encoded by the coding sequence ATGGGCACCGACTTCCCACACCTCTTCTCGCCTTTCACCATCGGCTCGATGTCGGTGAAGAACCGGCTGGTCGCACTCCCGGCCGGAACGAGCATGGCCGTCGACGGCGTGCCGACCCATGGCGACACCGAGCACTTCGAGCGTCTCGCCGCCGGCGGCGTCGGCGTGATCATCGGTGGCGCTACGGTCGTCCACCCGACGACCACGCTGCGTTCGCGCAAGCTGGTCGAGGCCTATCTCGACGAGTTCGTCCCGGCCGCGGCGGCCAAGGCCGACGTCATCCACCGCCACGGCGCCAGGTTCATCGGGCAGCTGTGTCATCTGGGACGCGAGTTCATCGGCGGCGAGTCCGACTCGCCGCCGGTCGCGCCGTCGCCGATCAAGACGGTCCGCGACGCCTACCCGCCTCATGAGCTCACCGTCGCCGAGATCCACGACATCGTCGAAGGGTGGCGGGTGTCGACGCAGAACCTGGTCGAGGCCGGAGCCGACGGGGTCGAGATCCACGCCGCCCACGGGTATCTGCCCGCGCAGTTCATGTCGCCGCTGACCAACCGGCGCGAGGACGCCTTCGGCGGCTCCTTCGAGAACCGGATGCGGTTCCTGCACCTCGTCATCGAGGCGATGCGGTCGGTCATCCCCGAGGGCTTCGTCCTCGGCGTACGTCTCTCGGGCGAGGAGGAGATCCCCGGCGGGATGGACATCGAGGACTGCGTACGCATCGCCGAGGATCTGGCCGGCTCCGGAGTCGACTACTTCAGCATCACGCACGGCACCCGCGGCAAGTACGTCAAGGACTCGACGAACCCGGACGCCGTCGCGGTGCCGTCGGCGGCGCGCGTGAAGGCGGCCACCGGTCTGCCGACCCTCGTCGGGCAGCGCATCCGGGACGCGGCGACCGCCGACCACATCGTGAAGACGGGGCGTGCCGATCTGGTCGGGATGGCCCGGGCCCTGATCGCCGACCCCGAACTTCCGGCCAAGTCCGAGTCCGGCCGGGTGAGCGAGGTGCGCGGCTGCCTCGGCATCAACCAGGACTGTCGCGCCTTCGATCCGCACCTGCACTGCGCCGTCAACGCCGAGATCGGCCGCGGGCGGCATCGCAACGTCGGTGTCCGTGTCGATGCCCCGAAGGAGATCTACGTCGTCGGGGGAGGGCCGGCGGGTCTAGAGGCGGCACGGGTCGCGGCCGGCCGCGGCCACCGGGTCACCCTCTTCGAGCAGTCGCCGCAGCTCGGCGGTACGGCGCGGGTGGCCGCCGCATCTCCGCACCGGGCCACCTTCATCGACATCGTCGACTACCAGGAGCGGGAGCTCAAGAGGCTCGGGGTCGACGTGAACCTCGCCGCCGGCATCGATGCCGACGACCTCCAGGAGATCCTCGGGATGGCCGATCACGTCGTGGTCGCGACCGGATCGCGCCCGGCGGATCCGCCCGAGGAGCTGGCCGGCCGGCCGTTCGCGACCGTCGACGACGCGATCACCGGTGAGCTGGAGCACGACGGCGACCGGCGTGCGCTCGTCTACGACGAAGGAGACGGGTTCTGGCCTGCGTACAGCGCGGCCGAGGCACTGGTGCGAGCGGGCTGGCAGGTCACCTTCGCGACCGCCCTCGGAGCGCTCGCCTCCCGGGTGCCGGCCGAGAGCGCTGGTCCGCTGCTCACCCGGCTCGGCGCCGCCGGGGTCGACCTGCAGGTCGCGAGCACGGTCGTCGTGCCCGAGGACCCGGCGGCGCCGCTCCAGCTGGCGCCGGTCTTCGGTGGTGAGCCGGTGGATCTCGGGCCGGTGCTCACCGTCTGGCACCGGCCGCGGGTCCCCGTGCTGCTGCCGGGTGTGGTCGCCGGCGAGAAGGTGAGCGTGATCGGCGACTGCCTCACGCCGCGGCGGGTCTCGCACGCGATCGCGGAGGGCTACCGGCTCGGCGCCGAGCTCTGA
- a CDS encoding SDR family NAD(P)-dependent oxidoreductase, with translation MKRYADRRVLVTGAGGGLGSEICARLSAEGARVAAADLAGTDLGPLLDSLTGTGHLALELDVADEQQWRDATSQLEAAWGGLDVLVNNAAIGSIATVEDEERDTWDRVVAVDQTGVWLGMKHVGPLLERTGGGSIVNVASILGSTGGLGNSIAYHAAKGAVRTMTKNAALHWATRGVRVNSLHPGFIETPQLIERFGGSPRHQAMLANTPMGRLGTPAEIAGAVAFLGSDDAGYMTGSEVYADGGWTAR, from the coding sequence ATGAAGCGGTACGCAGATCGGCGAGTGCTGGTGACCGGAGCGGGCGGCGGGTTGGGCAGTGAGATCTGCGCCCGGCTCAGCGCCGAGGGCGCGCGGGTCGCCGCGGCCGACCTGGCCGGGACCGACCTCGGTCCCCTCCTCGACTCCCTCACCGGCACCGGCCACCTCGCCCTCGAGCTGGATGTCGCTGACGAGCAGCAGTGGCGCGACGCCACCTCGCAGCTCGAGGCCGCCTGGGGCGGACTCGACGTGCTGGTCAACAACGCCGCGATCGGCAGCATCGCGACCGTCGAGGACGAGGAGCGCGACACCTGGGACCGGGTGGTCGCGGTCGACCAGACCGGGGTCTGGCTGGGGATGAAGCACGTCGGACCGCTGCTGGAACGCACCGGCGGCGGATCGATCGTCAACGTCGCTTCGATCCTGGGCAGCACCGGCGGCCTCGGCAACAGCATCGCCTACCATGCCGCCAAGGGGGCGGTGCGCACGATGACGAAGAACGCCGCGTTGCACTGGGCCACCCGGGGCGTACGCGTCAACTCGCTGCACCCGGGATTCATCGAGACCCCTCAGCTGATCGAGCGGTTCGGCGGCTCACCGCGCCACCAGGCGATGCTCGCCAACACCCCGATGGGCCGCCTCGGCACCCCCGCCGAGATCGCGGGCGCGGTCGCCTTCCTCGGCAGCGACGACGCCGGCTACATGACCGGCAGCGAGGTGTACGCCGACGGCGGCTGGACCGCTCGCTGA
- a CDS encoding ABC transporter substrate-binding protein — MIRRRLFALAAATVALATTLTACGGAATETELAGSWDEIVAAAKDEGSVTLYSTHAPDNLELLKKAFEAKYGIKLNYVRGTDADIVPKVETEIQTGQGTADVQMATDAGFMDRATKEDWNVEVVGPSFDNADYKRSESIKDGKWFLSSATVFGYGWNTSKLPKGLHTYEDVLAADTKGGKLGITNPAGIPTYVDMYRRIDADWGGGFVEKLAAQKPRIYPSAVAIDQAIASGEIWGSPTVGTTMLDTKASGAPVDFVVPKDPFGVPWYSQVLASAPHANAAQVLADFMVTPEGQAAISHNYVAALPGIDGTGVPGSDLLAQDIELPDPKTLDQDSVNEYQKQWESLFQS, encoded by the coding sequence ATGATCAGACGACGACTGTTCGCGCTGGCCGCTGCCACGGTGGCGCTCGCGACGACCCTGACGGCCTGCGGTGGCGCTGCCACCGAGACCGAGCTCGCAGGTAGCTGGGACGAGATCGTCGCGGCGGCCAAGGACGAGGGCTCGGTCACCCTCTACTCCACGCATGCCCCCGACAACCTCGAGCTGCTGAAGAAGGCGTTCGAGGCGAAGTACGGGATCAAGCTGAACTACGTACGCGGCACCGACGCCGACATCGTCCCCAAGGTCGAGACCGAGATCCAGACCGGCCAGGGCACCGCGGACGTCCAGATGGCGACCGACGCGGGCTTCATGGACCGTGCCACGAAGGAGGACTGGAACGTCGAGGTGGTCGGCCCGAGCTTCGACAACGCCGACTACAAGCGCTCCGAGAGCATCAAGGACGGCAAGTGGTTCCTCTCCAGCGCGACGGTCTTCGGCTACGGGTGGAACACCAGCAAGCTGCCGAAGGGCCTGCACACCTACGAGGACGTCCTGGCCGCCGACACGAAGGGCGGGAAGCTGGGCATCACCAACCCTGCCGGCATCCCGACGTACGTGGACATGTACCGCCGGATCGACGCCGACTGGGGCGGTGGGTTCGTGGAGAAGCTCGCCGCCCAGAAGCCGCGCATCTACCCGAGCGCCGTGGCCATCGACCAGGCGATCGCCTCGGGTGAGATCTGGGGCTCCCCGACGGTCGGTACGACCATGCTCGACACGAAGGCGAGCGGCGCGCCGGTCGACTTCGTGGTGCCCAAGGACCCGTTCGGCGTCCCGTGGTACAGCCAGGTGCTCGCCTCGGCGCCGCACGCCAACGCCGCCCAGGTGCTCGCGGACTTCATGGTGACGCCCGAGGGGCAGGCCGCCATCTCGCACAACTACGTGGCCGCGCTGCCCGGCATCGACGGGACCGGCGTCCCCGGCTCGGACCTGCTGGCGCAGGACATCGAGCTCCCCGACCCGAAGACGCTCGACCAGGACTCGGTCAACGAGTACCAGAAGCAGTGGGAATCGCTCTTCCAGAGCTGA
- a CDS encoding ABC transporter permease, which yields MTTIVSSSLPRLRGDAATWRARLTYAPLILILGYLVVVPLYRLQSLAFADGASGYRAQFGRDDIGETLRTTLLLAVVSLAIAMVLGTVLAFATSRLPRRLGFLRVVPLLPIVMPSVANVAGWAFLLSPGPGYLNAMLRHLPWWQDLESGPVNIYSTTWIIIITGFGLTSFVYLFVSAGMQNIGSEHLEAAAISGSSTIGVFFKVVLPLLRPSLVYGAGVALLLGLGQFTGPLLLGQNEGVNVLTTEMYRRTSESPTNFAAAAAAGSPLVIFGLLVIFAQRYLLGNQARFVTHGGKSFAPTHGRSAWAAVVVAAYGLVALVLPLIGVILVSLSPFWSANLSWGLFTLDNYRALVETPGIVESVVTSVVTSLIAVAICVPIGLGVAQLMVRRRDLPLVRLLGDLITALPLGIPAVIFGVGFLLTYTQPPFILYGTKAIIVLVYVVLMIPFATRMQLTALVSMGNTYQEASAVSGAGPVHTALTITLPMLKPAVLSSVALMFILLTHEFAASIMVRSATTQVMGTLLYDQWTNGSYPLVGAMAILMSAVTGAGVAIAMLVGGRNVLDNL from the coding sequence ATGACCACGATCGTCAGTAGCTCACTGCCTCGCCTGCGCGGTGACGCCGCCACCTGGCGCGCGCGCCTGACGTACGCGCCCTTGATCCTCATCCTCGGGTATCTCGTCGTGGTGCCGCTCTATCGGCTCCAGTCGCTCGCGTTCGCCGACGGCGCAAGCGGCTACCGGGCCCAGTTCGGGCGCGACGACATCGGGGAGACGCTGCGAACGACACTCCTGCTCGCGGTGGTCTCGCTGGCCATCGCGATGGTGCTCGGCACCGTACTCGCCTTCGCGACGAGCCGGCTCCCGCGGCGACTCGGCTTCCTGCGGGTCGTGCCGCTGCTGCCGATCGTGATGCCGTCGGTGGCCAACGTGGCCGGCTGGGCGTTCCTGCTCTCGCCGGGCCCCGGCTACCTCAACGCCATGCTGCGGCACCTGCCGTGGTGGCAGGACCTCGAGAGCGGTCCGGTCAACATCTACAGCACGACCTGGATCATCATCATCACCGGCTTCGGGCTGACCTCGTTCGTCTACCTCTTCGTGAGCGCCGGGATGCAGAACATCGGCTCGGAGCACCTGGAGGCCGCGGCGATCAGCGGGTCGTCCACGATCGGGGTCTTCTTCAAGGTCGTGCTGCCGCTGCTGCGCCCGTCGCTGGTGTACGGCGCGGGTGTCGCGCTGCTGCTCGGGCTCGGCCAGTTCACCGGGCCACTGCTGCTCGGGCAGAACGAGGGCGTGAACGTGCTCACCACGGAGATGTATCGGCGCACGAGCGAGTCGCCGACCAACTTCGCCGCGGCCGCGGCCGCGGGGTCGCCCCTGGTGATCTTCGGGCTGCTGGTGATCTTCGCCCAGCGCTACCTGCTCGGCAACCAGGCGCGGTTCGTCACCCACGGCGGCAAGTCGTTCGCGCCGACGCACGGCCGGTCCGCCTGGGCGGCCGTCGTCGTCGCGGCGTACGGGCTGGTCGCGCTCGTGCTGCCGTTGATCGGGGTGATCCTGGTGTCGCTCTCGCCGTTCTGGTCGGCCAACCTGTCGTGGGGCCTGTTCACGCTGGACAACTACCGCGCGCTGGTCGAGACCCCGGGCATCGTCGAGTCGGTGGTGACGAGCGTGGTCACCTCGCTGATCGCGGTCGCGATCTGCGTGCCGATCGGGCTCGGCGTCGCCCAGCTGATGGTGCGGCGGCGGGACCTGCCGCTCGTCCGCCTCCTCGGTGACCTGATCACCGCGCTGCCGCTCGGGATCCCGGCCGTGATCTTCGGCGTCGGCTTCCTGCTGACGTACACCCAGCCGCCGTTCATCCTCTACGGCACCAAGGCGATCATCGTGCTCGTCTACGTCGTCCTGATGATCCCGTTCGCGACCCGGATGCAGCTGACGGCGCTGGTGTCGATGGGCAACACCTATCAAGAGGCGTCGGCGGTGAGCGGCGCCGGCCCGGTGCATACCGCACTCACCATCACGCTTCCCATGCTCAAGCCGGCCGTGCTGAGCTCCGTCGCCCTGATGTTCATCCTGCTCACCCACGAGTTCGCCGCCTCGATCATGGTGCGCTCGGCGACGACCCAGGTGATGGGCACGCTCCTCTACGACCAGTGGACCAACGGCTCGTACCCGCTGGTCGGGGCGATGGCGATCCTGATGTCCGCCGTCACCGGAGCCGGTGTCGCCATCGCGATGCTGGTCGGTGGCCGAAACGTGCTCGACAATCTCTGA